One genomic window of Desulfuromonas sp. AOP6 includes the following:
- a CDS encoding methylated-DNA--[protein]-cysteine S-methyltransferase, whose protein sequence is MTLHSEGLVFTLLKTLVGTIGLVGNDDRLVEIVFQADPAMMKERILRKYPQAREQENALLQRAAGQLQDYFDGHRRQFELTLDFSRLPAFTRKVLTTLSRVDYGRTLTYGELATLAGSPRAARAVGRAMATNPFPIVVPCHRVVGGGGKLTGYSGGKGLATKQWLLDLEKQRIEQEG, encoded by the coding sequence ATGACTCTGCACAGTGAGGGGCTCGTTTTTACGCTGTTGAAGACTCTGGTGGGGACGATTGGACTTGTCGGGAACGATGACAGGCTGGTGGAGATTGTCTTTCAGGCAGACCCCGCTATGATGAAAGAACGGATCCTTAGGAAATATCCCCAGGCCAGGGAGCAGGAAAATGCCCTCCTGCAAAGAGCGGCTGGGCAACTGCAAGACTACTTTGATGGCCACCGGCGGCAGTTTGAACTGACTCTCGATTTTTCCCGTTTGCCGGCCTTTACCCGCAAAGTGCTGACCACGCTGTCCCGGGTGGATTATGGTCGCACCCTGACCTACGGAGAACTGGCGACTCTGGCCGGCTCGCCCAGGGCGGCGCGAGCTGTTGGAAGGGCCATGGCCACCAACCCTTTTCCGATTGTCGTACCCTGTCATCGGGTCGTTGGTGGTGGTGGCAAGCTGACAGGCTATTCGGGGGGCAAGGGACTGGCCACCAAACAGTGGTTACTTGATCTCGAAAAGCAGCGGATCGAACAAGAGGGATAA
- a CDS encoding Crp/Fnr family transcriptional regulator encodes MHLAGNGPLCYYPPAMDIDAILKKCPIFAGVTEEDLSYLQQVGKVRQHAKGEVLFADGEKALGFYVLLSGKVKIYKLSPEGKERILHIIHPGGTFAEAAIFGNGLYPAYAEPLQASQVLFFPKKEFLTLLHEHSRIAINMIAGLSRFLRQFTTQIEELTFKDVPARLARYLLEVAGDEDERIELGISKTQLASNLGTVSETLSRTLRKLSDDELIAVQGKVIDILDRDRLEDLAQTYKE; translated from the coding sequence TTGCATCTTGCCGGCAACGGCCCTCTCTGCTACTATCCGCCTGCTATGGATATCGATGCGATTCTAAAAAAATGCCCTATCTTTGCCGGTGTGACCGAGGAAGACCTGTCTTATCTGCAACAGGTCGGCAAGGTTCGCCAGCACGCCAAGGGGGAAGTACTTTTCGCTGACGGGGAGAAGGCCCTGGGCTTTTACGTTCTGCTCAGCGGCAAGGTCAAGATCTACAAGCTCTCGCCCGAGGGGAAGGAGCGTATCCTGCACATCATCCATCCCGGCGGCACCTTTGCCGAGGCGGCCATCTTCGGCAACGGCCTCTACCCTGCCTACGCTGAGCCACTGCAGGCCTCACAGGTCCTTTTCTTCCCCAAAAAGGAATTCCTCACCCTCCTGCACGAGCATTCACGCATCGCCATCAACATGATCGCCGGTCTCTCACGTTTTTTGCGCCAGTTCACCACGCAGATTGAAGAGCTGACCTTTAAGGATGTGCCGGCCCGCCTGGCCCGCTATCTGCTCGAGGTGGCAGGCGACGAGGACGAACGCATCGAATTGGGGATTTCCAAGACGCAGCTGGCCTCCAACCTTGGTACGGTCAGTGAAACCCTTTCCCGCACCCTGCGCAAGCTGTCCGATGACGAGTTGATTGCCGTCCAAGGCAAGGTCATCGACATCCTCGACCGTGACCGTCTTGAAGATCTGGCCCAGACCTATAAAGAATAA
- a CDS encoding NFACT family protein: MDIFAIAAMVRELEEVLPGALIRKIYQPDAEDIILRLWNRNGDSRLLLSTFPRASRLHLTEKTFPNPASPPRFCQLLRARLSRLLAIEQIPGERVVQLTFAGKDDKHYRLMAELLGGRSNLILVDADGGVVDCLKRETHALGERALMPGIPYRLPEARPRTLLSDVPLTVPEAFRQADDFEGWLKREVAPMTPVVARDLAAGVRLGLPPEVVLESFRKRWLFEPLVPQIVEIEGKSLLLPFDVQFLEVSSQRTFASFAAAADCFYGEREGATGNAGGKEEMQEAVRRGLKRLDRRLQKLDQEQEGLTELDRQRQLGELLVANLYRVRRGMNEITVEDYHAQPPCPITIGLDPLLTPQENAECYFRRFKKGRRGEIHLLRRLDEAREQKEWLQEMLYALDEADTAEELVAIRTELEEAGLIRTSARWSGGRRRPSDAREQVRRLQSPGGFTICWGKNNRTNDYVSRQLTADDDLWFHARDMPGAHVVLKREQHAGDIPAEDRLFAARIAAGYSRGKDETKVEVMVAEGKAVHKPKGARPGLVTVSRFSSVLVPPLRPL; the protein is encoded by the coding sequence ATGGATATCTTTGCCATTGCGGCCATGGTGCGGGAATTGGAAGAAGTCCTCCCCGGCGCCCTGATTCGCAAGATTTATCAGCCGGATGCCGAGGATATCATTCTGCGTCTCTGGAATCGCAACGGCGACAGTCGCCTGCTGCTTTCGACCTTCCCCCGCGCCAGTCGTCTTCATCTTACCGAAAAAACTTTTCCCAATCCTGCCTCGCCCCCGCGTTTCTGCCAACTGCTGCGGGCCCGTCTCAGCCGACTTCTCGCCATCGAGCAGATTCCCGGTGAACGCGTGGTGCAACTGACTTTTGCCGGCAAGGATGACAAACATTACCGATTGATGGCTGAGCTGCTGGGAGGGCGCAGCAATCTGATTCTGGTCGATGCTGACGGCGGCGTTGTCGATTGTCTCAAGCGCGAAACCCACGCCCTGGGCGAACGAGCCCTGATGCCGGGCATTCCCTACCGTCTGCCCGAGGCCCGCCCGCGTACGCTGCTGTCGGATGTGCCCCTGACAGTTCCTGAGGCTTTTCGGCAGGCTGATGATTTCGAGGGCTGGCTCAAACGGGAAGTGGCTCCCATGACCCCTGTGGTGGCGCGCGACCTGGCGGCGGGGGTCCGTCTTGGCCTGCCCCCCGAAGTGGTTTTGGAGTCCTTTCGCAAGCGCTGGCTTTTCGAGCCGCTTGTCCCCCAGATTGTGGAGATTGAGGGGAAATCACTGTTGCTCCCCTTTGATGTGCAGTTTTTGGAAGTAAGCAGCCAGCGCACCTTTGCCAGCTTCGCCGCCGCCGCCGATTGTTTTTATGGAGAGAGGGAAGGGGCTACCGGGAACGCCGGTGGTAAGGAAGAAATGCAGGAGGCCGTGCGGCGTGGGCTAAAGCGCCTCGACAGACGGCTGCAGAAACTCGACCAGGAACAGGAAGGCCTGACGGAGCTCGACCGGCAGCGGCAACTCGGTGAACTGCTGGTGGCGAATCTTTATCGCGTCCGCCGTGGCATGAACGAAATCACGGTGGAAGATTATCATGCCCAGCCTCCCTGTCCGATTACCATTGGGCTCGATCCTCTGCTTACCCCACAGGAGAACGCCGAATGCTATTTCCGCCGCTTCAAAAAAGGCAGGCGGGGGGAGATCCACCTTTTGCGCCGACTGGACGAGGCCCGAGAGCAAAAAGAGTGGCTGCAGGAAATGCTCTACGCTCTCGATGAGGCGGACACAGCCGAAGAGTTGGTCGCTATCCGCACCGAACTGGAAGAGGCCGGATTGATCCGGACCAGCGCGCGCTGGAGTGGCGGCCGCCGCCGTCCGAGCGACGCCAGGGAACAGGTGCGTCGACTCCAGAGTCCCGGCGGTTTTACGATCTGCTGGGGTAAGAACAACCGTACCAACGACTATGTCAGTCGCCAGCTAACTGCCGACGACGATCTGTGGTTTCATGCCCGGGATATGCCGGGCGCCCATGTCGTTCTCAAAAGGGAACAGCATGCCGGCGACATCCCGGCGGAGGACAGGCTCTTTGCCGCCCGTATCGCCGCCGGCTACTCCCGCGGCAAGGACGAGACCAAAGTCGAGGTGATGGTGGCCGAAGGAAAGGCCGTGCACAAGCCCAAAGGGGCGCGCCCCGGACTGGTGACGGTCAGCCGTTTTTCGTCCGTGCTGGTGCCGCCTCTGCGGCCCCTATAG
- the rpsT gene encoding 30S ribosomal protein S20 — MANHKSALKRNRQNAVRNARNTHIRSSMRTLVKKVREAVSAGDAEAAKAALVQAVPFIDKASTKGVIHKATASRKISRLTKLVNTMS, encoded by the coding sequence TTGGCAAATCACAAATCCGCATTGAAAAGAAACCGTCAGAACGCTGTCCGCAACGCCCGCAACACGCACATCCGTTCTTCCATGAGAACCTTGGTCAAAAAGGTTCGCGAAGCGGTATCCGCCGGCGACGCAGAAGCTGCCAAAGCCGCCCTGGTGCAGGCTGTTCCTTTCATCGACAAAGCCTCCACCAAGGGGGTTATTCATAAAGCTACGGCCAGCCGCAAGATCTCCCGCCTGACCAAGCTTGTCAACACCATGAGCTAA
- a CDS encoding O-acetylhomoserine aminocarboxypropyltransferase/cysteine synthase family protein, with product MDKNWKLETLAIQAGYSPKATEPRIVPIVQSTTFKYDSAEHVAKLFDLDAADPFYTRLGNPTTSAFEAKIAAMEGGVGALATSAGQAASTLSILNICRSGQHIISASTLYGGTYSLFANTLPKMGIEVTFVDPEAPLDELKKHFRTETRAIFAETIGNPGLNVLDFEKFSTLANDMGVPLIIDNTFGTPYLCRPFEHGAHIIVHSTTKYIDGHATSVGGVIVDSGTFDWTSGKYPELTEPDSSYHGLRYVEKFGPMAYIIKARAQLMRDIGTTPAPLNSFLNNLGLETVALRMERHSNNALALAQYLEEHPDVNWVNYPGLPSHPSYSRAQKYLPKGASGVLTFGIKGGKEAGIKFMESTKLIALVVHVGDARSCVLHPASTTHRQLTPEQQLASGVSPDLIRLSVGIEHIDDIIADVEQALRVSQQ from the coding sequence ATGGACAAGAACTGGAAACTAGAGACCCTGGCCATTCAGGCAGGTTACAGCCCCAAGGCCACGGAACCGCGTATCGTTCCTATCGTGCAGAGCACGACTTTCAAATATGACAGCGCCGAACATGTGGCCAAACTGTTCGATCTGGATGCCGCCGATCCTTTTTACACCCGTCTCGGCAACCCGACGACTTCAGCCTTCGAGGCTAAGATTGCCGCTATGGAAGGGGGCGTCGGTGCGCTGGCCACCTCCGCCGGACAGGCCGCCTCCACGCTGTCCATCCTCAATATCTGCCGCTCCGGCCAGCACATCATCTCGGCCAGCACCCTGTACGGTGGCACCTACTCCCTCTTTGCCAACACCCTGCCCAAGATGGGCATCGAGGTCACCTTTGTCGACCCTGAAGCGCCTCTGGACGAACTCAAGAAACACTTCCGCACCGAAACCCGCGCCATTTTTGCGGAGACCATCGGCAACCCCGGCCTGAATGTGCTCGATTTCGAAAAATTCTCCACCCTGGCCAACGACATGGGTGTCCCCCTCATCATCGACAACACCTTCGGCACCCCTTATTTGTGCCGTCCCTTTGAACACGGCGCCCACATCATTGTCCACTCAACCACCAAATACATCGATGGCCATGCCACCAGCGTCGGTGGCGTCATTGTCGACAGCGGCACATTTGACTGGACCTCGGGTAAATATCCCGAACTGACAGAGCCGGACTCCAGTTACCACGGCCTGCGCTACGTGGAGAAGTTCGGGCCGATGGCCTACATTATCAAGGCCCGCGCCCAACTGATGCGCGACATCGGCACCACCCCGGCCCCCCTGAACTCTTTCCTGAACAACCTTGGCCTCGAAACCGTCGCCTTGCGCATGGAGCGCCACAGCAACAACGCCCTGGCTCTGGCCCAGTATCTCGAGGAGCACCCTGATGTCAACTGGGTCAACTACCCGGGGCTGCCCAGCCATCCCAGCTACAGTCGCGCCCAGAAATATCTGCCCAAGGGAGCGAGCGGCGTGCTCACCTTCGGCATCAAGGGAGGAAAAGAGGCCGGCATCAAATTCATGGAGAGCACCAAACTCATCGCTCTGGTCGTGCACGTTGGCGATGCCCGCTCCTGTGTCCTGCACCCTGCCAGCACCACCCATCGTCAGCTTACCCCGGAACAGCAGCTGGCCTCCGGTGTTTCGCCCGACCTCATCCGCCTTTCTGTGGGCATTGAACACATCGACGACATTATTGCCGATGTCGAACAGGCGCTGCGTGTCAGCCAGCAATAA
- a CDS encoding tRNA (cytidine(34)-2'-O)-methyltransferase, protein MVTASLPFHIVLIEPEIPPNTGNIARLCAATGTHLHLVGKLGFSLDDKHLKRAGLDYWPAVKLQRWTSLVELQQAFPVGRFWYTSKKAAHSYVQADFQPGDFIVFGKETEGLPEDLLENNAENTIRIPIFSPDVRSLNLSTAAGIVLYEALRQSGRLS, encoded by the coding sequence ATGGTCACAGCATCCCTCCCCTTCCATATTGTGCTTATCGAACCGGAAATCCCCCCCAACACCGGCAATATCGCCCGGCTGTGCGCGGCCACGGGCACCCATCTGCACCTGGTGGGCAAACTCGGCTTTTCCCTCGACGACAAACATCTCAAACGGGCCGGTCTCGACTACTGGCCAGCTGTGAAACTGCAGCGCTGGACGAGCTTGGTGGAGCTGCAGCAGGCTTTTCCCGTCGGCCGCTTTTGGTACACCTCCAAAAAGGCGGCACACTCCTACGTGCAAGCCGACTTTCAGCCCGGAGACTTCATTGTTTTCGGAAAAGAAACGGAAGGACTGCCGGAAGATCTGCTGGAAAACAACGCCGAGAACACCATTCGCATCCCGATTTTCTCACCGGATGTGCGCAGCCTGAACCTGTCGACGGCAGCAGGGATTGTGCTGTACGAGGCCCTGCGTCAGTCGGGACGCCTCAGCTGA
- a CDS encoding nitrous oxide-stimulated promoter family protein, producing the protein MTRKEQKDLRVLALFTSVYCHAHHEGEKTSPAFDGMDFSRFTLCAECREFLEYAFSRRIKCPLDPKPDCKGCHIHCYRPGHREKVREIMRFSGKKLIMRGRLDLLWHYFF; encoded by the coding sequence ATGACCCGCAAAGAACAAAAAGACCTTCGTGTTTTAGCGCTTTTTACCTCGGTTTACTGCCATGCCCACCACGAGGGGGAAAAGACTTCTCCTGCATTTGACGGCATGGATTTCTCCCGCTTTACTCTCTGTGCCGAATGTCGGGAGTTCCTGGAATATGCCTTCAGCCGGCGCATCAAGTGTCCCCTCGATCCCAAACCGGACTGCAAAGGCTGTCATATTCACTGCTACCGGCCGGGACATCGAGAGAAGGTGCGGGAAATTATGCGTTTTTCAGGAAAAAAGCTGATCATGCGAGGGCGTCTGGATCTTCTCTGGCATTACTTTTTTTAA
- a CDS encoding O-acetylhomoserine aminocarboxypropyltransferase/cysteine synthase: MADIKRGIGTQALHGGQQPDAATRSRAVPIYQTTSYTFDSASHAARLFSLEEQGNIYTRIMNPTTDVLEQRLSEMDGGSGALAMASGSAAISLTILNLASAGDNIIASSHLYGGTYNLFNHTLRRFGIRVRFFDPAAPDTLPALIDERTRGIFVETIPNPKNCVIEFAAISDMARAQGVPLIVDNTVATPVLFRPIEHGANIVCYSLTKFIGGHGTSIGGAVVDLGNFDWGNGRFPEFTTPDPSYHGLAYYPALGPQAFILKMRLTLLRDMGPSISPFNSFQILQGIETLHLRMPRHCENALALARHLEQHPDVTWVNYPGLPSHADHQRALKYLPEGQGAILGFGIKGGKEAAARFIDHVQLASHLANIGDAKTLVIHPASTTHQQLTPEEQQSAGVTPDYVRVSVGIESIEDILADFDQALRAARPSH, from the coding sequence ATGGCTGATATCAAACGCGGCATTGGTACCCAGGCCCTACATGGTGGTCAGCAACCGGACGCCGCCACCCGTTCACGGGCGGTGCCGATTTACCAGACTACCTCCTACACCTTTGATTCAGCCTCTCACGCCGCCAGGCTCTTTTCCCTGGAGGAGCAGGGGAACATCTATACCCGCATCATGAACCCTACCACCGACGTGCTGGAACAGCGTCTGTCAGAGATGGACGGCGGCAGCGGTGCCCTGGCCATGGCCTCGGGCTCGGCGGCCATCAGCCTGACCATCCTTAATCTGGCCAGCGCCGGCGACAATATCATCGCGTCCAGTCACCTTTATGGCGGCACCTACAATCTCTTCAACCACACCCTGCGCCGCTTCGGCATCCGTGTCCGTTTTTTCGACCCGGCCGCCCCCGATACTTTGCCCGCTCTTATCGATGAACGGACGCGGGGTATTTTTGTGGAGACAATCCCCAACCCTAAAAACTGCGTCATTGAGTTCGCGGCCATCAGCGACATGGCCCGGGCACAGGGGGTTCCCTTGATCGTCGACAACACCGTGGCGACACCTGTTCTTTTCCGACCCATCGAGCATGGCGCCAATATCGTCTGCTATTCGCTGACCAAGTTTATCGGCGGCCATGGCACCAGCATCGGCGGTGCCGTTGTCGATCTGGGCAATTTCGACTGGGGCAACGGGCGCTTCCCCGAGTTCACCACGCCGGACCCAAGCTACCATGGTCTGGCCTACTACCCGGCCCTGGGTCCGCAGGCTTTCATCCTGAAGATGCGGCTGACCTTGCTGCGGGACATGGGACCCAGCATCTCCCCTTTCAACAGTTTTCAGATTCTGCAAGGCATTGAGACCCTGCACCTGCGCATGCCCCGCCACTGCGAAAATGCCTTGGCCCTTGCCCGCCACCTGGAACAGCATCCTGATGTCACCTGGGTCAACTATCCGGGACTGCCCAGCCATGCCGACCACCAACGTGCCCTCAAATATCTGCCCGAGGGTCAGGGCGCCATCCTCGGCTTTGGCATCAAGGGGGGCAAAGAAGCGGCAGCCCGCTTTATTGACCATGTGCAGCTTGCCAGCCATCTGGCCAATATCGGCGATGCCAAGACCCTGGTGATCCACCCGGCCTCGACCACCCACCAGCAACTTACTCCCGAAGAACAGCAGTCGGCGGGGGTGACGCCCGATTATGTCCGGGTATCCGTGGGCATTGAAAGCATCGAGGATATCCTGGCCGATTTCGACCAGGCCCTGCGAGCGGCCCGCCCCTCGCACTGA
- a CDS encoding lysophospholipid acyltransferase family protein, protein MKKRFFKNRLEYILFLPLAFLARVLPRDVALGLGAQLGWFSQFLLPKRALQARDNLRQAFPHMSAPEMKQTIDDMFRHLGKSGMEMLQLDQFRTDEDVQKYFTFHGLENLKEAQALGKGLFILTGHLGFWEVGTFFLPRLGVPVDFVAKKMKNPYIDAYFRRLREAGGGQVIDAKHGARRIVKALGEQRAVAILLDQHISPPAGIKVNFFGRPAYTTPIISQMAMKLGTPVVPAFSYRKDDNHYDIVFEPMLVFDKDSSEEAAQRNTQVLTDHIEAAVRKKITQWFWVHKRWRA, encoded by the coding sequence ATGAAAAAACGATTTTTCAAAAACCGCCTCGAATATATTCTCTTTCTTCCCTTGGCCTTTCTGGCCCGGGTTCTGCCTCGGGATGTCGCTTTGGGGCTGGGCGCCCAACTGGGCTGGTTCAGCCAGTTCCTGCTGCCTAAACGGGCATTGCAGGCCCGCGACAATCTACGCCAGGCTTTCCCCCATATGTCCGCACCCGAAATGAAGCAGACGATCGACGACATGTTCCGTCATCTAGGCAAAAGTGGGATGGAGATGTTGCAGCTCGACCAGTTCCGCACCGACGAGGATGTACAAAAATACTTCACGTTCCACGGACTGGAAAACCTGAAGGAGGCGCAGGCCCTTGGGAAGGGACTGTTCATTCTCACCGGTCATCTCGGTTTTTGGGAGGTGGGGACCTTCTTTCTGCCCCGACTCGGTGTCCCCGTAGATTTCGTCGCCAAGAAGATGAAAAACCCTTATATAGACGCCTATTTCCGAAGGCTTCGTGAAGCCGGTGGCGGCCAGGTGATCGACGCCAAGCACGGTGCCCGCCGCATCGTTAAAGCCCTGGGCGAACAGCGGGCCGTGGCTATATTGCTGGACCAGCACATCTCGCCGCCCGCCGGCATCAAGGTGAATTTTTTCGGGCGGCCGGCCTATACCACCCCCATCATCAGCCAGATGGCCATGAAACTCGGCACGCCGGTGGTACCGGCTTTTTCCTATCGCAAGGACGACAACCACTACGACATCGTTTTCGAGCCGATGCTGGTTTTCGACAAGGACAGCAGCGAAGAGGCGGCCCAGCGCAACACCCAGGTTCTCACCGACCACATTGAAGCCGCCGTGCGCAAGAAGATTACCCAGTGGTTCTGGGTGCACAAGCGCTGGCGGGCTTAA
- the murJ gene encoding murein biosynthesis integral membrane protein MurJ, with protein sequence MSENKHISRATGIMGLATGLSRIGGLVRDMVVAGFFGAGFATDAFFMAFTIPNLLRRFFAEGSLTAAFVPTFSDVLHREGPEEARRVASICWTLLLIILSLVTVAGVLGSPYIVRVIGFGFGSTEGKLALTDYLNRIMFPYIFFVSLLALLTGVLNVHGRYFWPSVSPLVLNIAMILCAIFLSPLFEVPITALAIGVLLGGLLQFLMQFPAMRGTGIGLRLDFSFSHPAVRRIASLMLPGIAGVAIYQINVVITRLLASFLPEGSVSYLYYGQRLFEFPQGIFIVSLAQAVLPSMSRQASLGDMDGLKDSLRFALILIALFTVPAAVGLLLCAAPVFSLFFMSGAFGYEEVRQSALALAFYAPGLFFLGISRVVVPAFYAMKNTRTPVWISFWTLLVNAGLGLALMGPLKHLGLALALTLSSVFNGALLLWMLRRVAGPLGLMPVIRNLLRLIPVTLLMGVVVWYILQFGPWMETGRHGLKASVLFGAVVSGALVYAVGCLAVRIPQAGEAYALIRRKLGRRT encoded by the coding sequence ATGTCAGAGAATAAGCACATTTCCAGGGCAACCGGGATCATGGGCCTGGCTACCGGCCTGAGCCGTATCGGCGGTTTGGTGCGCGATATGGTGGTTGCCGGGTTTTTCGGGGCGGGATTCGCTACCGACGCCTTTTTCATGGCTTTTACCATACCCAATCTACTTCGCCGTTTTTTCGCTGAAGGGTCCCTGACCGCCGCCTTCGTCCCTACTTTTTCCGATGTCCTGCATCGGGAAGGGCCGGAAGAAGCCCGGCGCGTAGCGTCTATCTGCTGGACCCTGCTGCTGATCATACTGTCCTTGGTGACGGTAGCCGGTGTGCTCGGCTCCCCTTATATCGTGCGCGTTATCGGCTTCGGTTTTGGCAGCACCGAGGGGAAGCTGGCCTTGACCGATTACCTGAATCGGATCATGTTCCCCTATATCTTTTTCGTCAGCCTGCTGGCGCTGCTCACCGGGGTTCTCAATGTCCACGGCCGTTACTTCTGGCCATCCGTCTCGCCGCTTGTACTAAACATCGCCATGATTCTATGCGCGATCTTTCTTTCACCTCTGTTCGAGGTTCCCATCACAGCCTTGGCGATTGGTGTTCTTCTCGGTGGCCTGCTCCAGTTCCTCATGCAGTTTCCTGCCATGCGGGGGACGGGGATAGGTCTGCGACTCGACTTCTCTTTTTCCCATCCGGCGGTGCGCCGCATCGCTTCGCTCATGTTGCCGGGGATAGCTGGAGTAGCTATCTATCAAATCAACGTGGTCATCACCCGTCTGCTGGCTTCATTTCTCCCTGAGGGGAGCGTCTCCTACCTTTATTACGGCCAGCGCCTTTTTGAATTTCCTCAGGGTATTTTCATCGTTTCCCTGGCCCAGGCTGTGCTCCCCTCCATGAGCCGGCAGGCCTCCCTCGGGGATATGGATGGACTTAAGGATTCACTGCGATTCGCCCTTATTCTTATCGCCCTCTTTACCGTGCCGGCCGCTGTCGGCTTGCTGTTGTGTGCGGCGCCTGTTTTCAGCCTGTTTTTCATGTCCGGTGCCTTCGGTTATGAAGAAGTCCGTCAATCTGCTCTGGCCCTGGCCTTTTATGCGCCGGGACTCTTTTTTCTTGGTATCAGCCGTGTCGTGGTTCCAGCTTTCTATGCCATGAAGAACACGCGCACGCCCGTCTGGATATCTTTCTGGACTCTGCTGGTCAATGCGGGTCTCGGTCTGGCGCTCATGGGGCCTCTCAAGCATCTGGGCCTGGCGTTGGCCCTGACCCTTTCCTCTGTTTTCAATGGCGCCCTGCTGCTGTGGATGTTGCGGCGGGTGGCCGGTCCGCTTGGTTTGATGCCGGTGATAAGAAACCTGTTGCGCCTGATTCCCGTCACGCTGCTGATGGGAGTCGTGGTCTGGTATATTCTGCAGTTTGGCCCGTGGATGGAGACTGGCCGGCACGGACTCAAAGCGTCGGTTCTTTTTGGCGCCGTGGTTTCGGGGGCATTGGTGTATGCCGTTGGCTGCCTGGCGGTACGCATACCCCAGGCTGGTGAGGCCTATGCCTTGATCCGTCGCAAACTCGGGAGGCGAACATGA
- a CDS encoding DUF2238 domain-containing protein — MVNSTRDRNLHLFLFVSLLVLLGWSVIEPADLFIWILEALPAILAVIVLLFTYRTFRLTNLAYVLIWWHAIILIVGSHHTYAEVPLFNWLQDTYELQRNYYDRLGHFAQGFVPAIVAREILLRTSPLRPGGWLLFLVTCVCLAISAFYELVEWWMSVLTGTAADAFLSLQGDIWDTQWDMFWALVGAVTALLLLSRWHDRALARLGRKEEKRALS, encoded by the coding sequence ATGGTGAATTCGACCAGGGACAGGAACCTTCATCTTTTTCTGTTTGTCAGCCTGCTGGTCCTGCTGGGATGGTCGGTCATCGAACCGGCCGATCTCTTTATCTGGATTCTGGAAGCCCTCCCAGCCATTCTCGCCGTCATCGTTCTGCTTTTCACCTACCGAACCTTCCGTCTGACGAATCTCGCCTATGTTCTCATCTGGTGGCATGCCATCATCCTGATTGTTGGCAGTCACCACACTTATGCCGAAGTTCCCCTCTTTAATTGGCTGCAGGATACCTACGAACTGCAACGCAACTATTATGATCGCCTCGGCCACTTCGCCCAGGGTTTTGTTCCGGCCATTGTGGCCAGGGAAATCCTACTGCGCACCTCGCCGCTGCGGCCGGGTGGCTGGCTCTTATTCCTGGTCACCTGCGTCTGCCTGGCCATCAGCGCCTTTTATGAACTGGTCGAATGGTGGATGTCCGTTCTTACCGGCACAGCCGCTGACGCCTTTCTCTCTCTGCAGGGGGACATCTGGGATACTCAGTGGGATATGTTCTGGGCTTTGGTGGGAGCCGTCACGGCTTTGCTGCTGCTCTCCCGCTGGCACGACCGGGCGCTGGCACGCCTTGGTCGTAAAGAGGAGAAAAGAGCACTCAGCTGA
- a CDS encoding 4Fe-4S binding protein: MIREIVRIDEEKCDGCGLCVPACAEGAIQIIDGKARLLAENLCDGLGACLGDCPQGAITIEKRQADAFDEEAVEQHLQKTVDKAPAPSHGHGHGQGGCPGSRVMSMTPPTGGGCPGSALRSFSAPANDAEAEAGSRQSQLRQWPVQMHLVPPTAPFLQGAELVFAADCVPFAYADFHKDFLQGKALLIGCPKLDDGQAYLHKLTEMLVKNDIKSLTVLHMEVPCCSGLVAIVRQALAASGKDIPLQTVKIGIQGERMS, from the coding sequence ATGATCAGGGAAATCGTAAGAATCGACGAAGAAAAATGTGACGGTTGCGGCCTCTGTGTCCCTGCCTGCGCCGAAGGGGCCATCCAGATCATCGACGGCAAGGCGCGCCTTTTGGCTGAAAACCTCTGTGACGGTTTGGGTGCCTGTCTGGGCGACTGCCCGCAGGGTGCCATAACGATTGAAAAGCGGCAGGCAGATGCCTTCGATGAAGAGGCCGTGGAGCAACACCTGCAAAAAACCGTCGACAAGGCGCCTGCGCCATCCCATGGACACGGACACGGTCAGGGTGGTTGCCCGGGGTCGAGGGTCATGTCGATGACGCCGCCGACTGGCGGGGGGTGCCCCGGTTCGGCCCTGCGCAGCTTTTCTGCGCCCGCAAACGATGCTGAGGCAGAAGCGGGCAGCCGTCAGTCCCAGCTGCGGCAGTGGCCGGTGCAGATGCACCTGGTGCCGCCAACCGCCCCCTTTCTGCAAGGGGCTGAGCTGGTTTTCGCTGCCGACTGCGTGCCCTTTGCCTACGCCGACTTCCACAAGGATTTTCTGCAGGGCAAAGCCTTGCTCATCGGCTGCCCCAAGCTCGACGACGGCCAGGCGTATCTGCACAAACTCACCGAGATGCTGGTGAAAAACGACATCAAAAGTCTTACCGTGCTGCACATGGAAGTGCCCTGCTGCTCCGGGCTGGTCGCCATCGTACGCCAGGCCTTGGCCGCCAGTGGTAAGGATATCCCTCTGCAGACTGTCAAAATAGGCATTCAGGGCGAGAGAATGTCGTGA